In Niallia sp. FSL W8-0635, one genomic interval encodes:
- a CDS encoding GNAT family N-acetyltransferase, which translates to MSYSLQKMTEQAAREILSWIYPPPYDLYNGEVTEEALQEFAENPYYAICKEGALVGFYCTGYVAQVPIGYLFQAYPEGYLDIGLGMRPDLTGQGQGTSFLQFIMDSIETNQPLRLTVAAFNKRAIALYEKFGFCKVSSFTNANDVEFLIMIREE; encoded by the coding sequence ATGAGCTATTCTTTGCAAAAGATGACAGAACAAGCAGCAAGGGAAATTCTTAGCTGGATATATCCTCCTCCCTATGACTTATATAATGGAGAAGTAACAGAGGAAGCATTACAGGAGTTTGCGGAAAATCCGTATTATGCTATTTGCAAAGAGGGGGCATTAGTTGGATTCTATTGCACAGGCTATGTAGCGCAAGTTCCAATCGGCTATCTTTTTCAAGCATATCCAGAAGGGTACTTGGATATTGGCCTAGGCATGCGGCCAGATTTAACCGGACAAGGACAGGGAACCAGCTTTCTCCAATTTATAATGGATTCCATTGAAACAAATCAGCCTTTACGCCTAACCGTAGCAGCCTTCAATAAACGGGCTATTGCCTTATATGAAAAATTTGGATTTTGTAAAGTATCGTCATTTACAAATGCGAATGATGTAGAGTTTTTGATTATGATAAGAGAAGAATAG
- a CDS encoding DUF2500 domain-containing protein, translated as MGDFFLGGGILFAIVPIFIVIIFAIIILSITKGIFQWGKNNTQPRLSASAKVVAKRTSIQGGGNTRAYNHYYVTFEFPSGDRTEFQLNGEQFGMLVEGDNGELQFQGTRYLGFTRNKHIGENIQ; from the coding sequence ATGGGAGACTTTTTTCTTGGTGGAGGTATTTTATTTGCTATTGTACCAATATTTATCGTAATTATATTTGCTATCATTATCTTAAGTATTACAAAGGGAATTTTTCAATGGGGTAAAAATAATACGCAGCCACGTCTTTCTGCATCTGCAAAGGTAGTGGCGAAGAGAACAAGTATTCAAGGTGGGGGAAATACACGGGCGTATAATCATTATTATGTTACATTCGAATTTCCGAGTGGCGATCGTACGGAATTTCAATTAAATGGAGAACAATTTGGCATGCTTGTAGAAGGAGATAACGGAGAACTGCAATTTCAAGGAACAAGATATCTTGGTTTTACTAGAAATAAGCACATAGGAGAAAATATACAATGA
- a CDS encoding DUF2089 domain-containing protein, with translation MHYPVINDCPVCHQELHVTRLECGHCHTTIENRFHLSKWHSFSEEQMHFIETFILSRGSIKEVEKKLGISYPTVRGKLDDIIQIMTEGEATEGKASNKSVERKADILEKLENNEITADEAIRLMKDL, from the coding sequence ATGCATTATCCAGTTATTAATGATTGTCCTGTCTGTCATCAAGAACTGCATGTAACAAGGCTTGAATGCGGTCATTGTCATACGACGATTGAAAATCGATTCCATCTGTCCAAATGGCACTCTTTTTCAGAGGAGCAAATGCATTTTATTGAGACCTTTATTCTTTCAAGAGGAAGCATTAAGGAAGTGGAAAAGAAGCTTGGTATTTCTTATCCAACTGTCCGAGGAAAACTGGATGATATTATTCAGATTATGACAGAGGGCGAAGCAACAGAAGGAAAAGCAAGTAACAAAAGCGTTGAAAGAAAAGCAGATATTTTAGAAAAACTAGAGAATAACGAAATAACAGCGGACGAGGCCATCCGATTAATGAAGGATCTTTAA
- a CDS encoding SHOCT-like domain-containing protein, producing the protein MNDEMKRILTMVENGKLTSDQAAVLIDSFEGKIEKKPLLEDSPYLNRILKLRVHSETNDNIDVNVPIRLVKVLLQTGIGIASKIPQAQTYTENVDVELLLAAIDSELVGEIVNAKLANGDSINVYVE; encoded by the coding sequence ATGAATGACGAAATGAAACGAATATTAACCATGGTGGAAAACGGTAAATTGACATCAGATCAAGCAGCTGTACTAATCGATTCATTTGAGGGAAAAATAGAAAAGAAGCCCCTGCTTGAAGACAGTCCTTATCTAAATCGAATTCTTAAGTTACGTGTGCATTCGGAAACAAATGACAATATTGATGTAAATGTTCCGATTAGACTTGTGAAGGTACTTCTTCAAACGGGAATTGGAATTGCATCGAAAATTCCTCAAGCCCAAACCTATACGGAAAATGTCGATGTAGAATTATTGCTGGCTGCGATTGATAGCGAACTAGTTGGAGAAATTGTGAATGCTAAATTAGCAAATGGCGACAGTATTAATGTCTATGTGGAATAG
- a CDS encoding DUF3231 family protein: protein MAHKMEALLDYIKTRFDSEPKSQLHIGEAMGCWTYQAALADEIPVLEMALNTTTDNVLIKLINEAYELASEQRKIIEEFMLKEGVPLSNSAESKPKSDPNAIPLGAKSTDMEIANLLAAKVTGNIVMCSTNITQSVRSDVGLMWIRFHAEKSIYGMELKTRMREHGWIKMPPSFYPPGAPHQ, encoded by the coding sequence ATGGCACATAAGATGGAAGCGCTTCTCGATTATATTAAAACGAGATTTGACTCAGAACCGAAGTCGCAACTTCATATTGGAGAGGCAATGGGCTGCTGGACATATCAGGCTGCACTCGCCGATGAAATTCCTGTATTAGAAATGGCACTCAATACAACGACAGATAATGTTTTAATAAAGTTGATTAACGAAGCTTATGAATTAGCCAGTGAACAACGTAAAATAATTGAGGAATTTATGTTAAAAGAAGGAGTTCCTCTCTCGAATTCTGCTGAATCAAAGCCTAAATCGGATCCGAATGCTATTCCTTTAGGGGCAAAGTCTACTGATATGGAAATCGCTAATTTATTAGCCGCGAAAGTAACAGGTAATATTGTTATGTGTTCCACAAACATTACACAAAGTGTCCGCAGTGATGTTGGATTGATGTGGATTCGGTTCCATGCAGAGAAAAGTATATATGGGATGGAACTAAAAACGAGAATGAGGGAGCATGGATGGATCAAGATGCCGCCAAGCTTCTATCCGCCCGGTGCACCGCATCAGTAA
- a CDS encoding tryptophan--tRNA ligase, whose product MKKIVLTGIKPTGQIHLGNYIGAIKPALKLAENSEYQAAYFIADYHGLTKIHDREEFRTLTYGVAATWLALGLDPEKVIFYRQSNVPEIFELNWILACFSPKGLMNRAHAYKGIVDSNKQAGKEVDEGVNMGLFTYPILMAADILAFQANMVPVGKDQIQHVEIARDIAESFNHQYGETFVLPEYIVDEDTSILPGLDGRKMSKSYHNTIPLFEEPAKLQKLINKIKTDSLPPEAPKDTETSILFTLYKEFASAEEIAQMRVRYENGIGWGEVKKELFHVMNRFLEEPRKKYNELMANPEQIDIILAQGAEKARARTLPFLEEVRKQIGVSR is encoded by the coding sequence ATGAAAAAAATCGTATTAACTGGAATTAAGCCAACTGGCCAGATTCATTTAGGAAATTATATCGGCGCAATTAAGCCTGCTTTAAAGCTTGCGGAAAATAGCGAGTATCAGGCAGCTTATTTTATCGCGGATTATCATGGATTAACGAAAATCCATGATCGAGAAGAGTTTCGAACGTTGACATATGGAGTCGCAGCAACATGGTTAGCACTTGGATTAGATCCTGAGAAAGTAATCTTTTATCGCCAATCCAATGTACCGGAAATCTTTGAGCTGAACTGGATTTTAGCTTGTTTTTCTCCAAAGGGTTTAATGAACCGTGCCCATGCCTATAAAGGAATTGTCGACAGCAATAAACAAGCAGGGAAAGAAGTAGATGAAGGGGTTAACATGGGGTTATTTACGTACCCAATCTTAATGGCTGCTGATATACTTGCCTTTCAAGCAAATATGGTACCTGTGGGAAAAGATCAAATCCAACATGTAGAAATTGCAAGAGATATTGCCGAAAGCTTTAATCATCAATACGGGGAAACTTTTGTATTGCCAGAATATATAGTAGACGAAGACACAAGCATCTTGCCAGGCTTAGATGGTCGAAAAATGAGCAAAAGCTATCATAATACGATTCCTCTTTTTGAAGAGCCAGCAAAATTACAGAAGCTTATTAATAAAATCAAAACAGATTCACTTCCTCCAGAAGCGCCAAAAGATACAGAAACGTCTATTCTATTTACTCTGTATAAGGAATTTGCCAGTGCAGAAGAAATTGCACAAATGCGTGTAAGATACGAAAATGGCATCGGATGGGGAGAAGTCAAAAAAGAATTGTTCCATGTCATGAATCGCTTCTTAGAGGAACCGCGAAAGAAATACAATGAATTAATGGCCAATCCGGAGCAAATAGATATCATTCTTGCACAAGGAGCAGAAAAAGCGCGGGCACGAACCTTGCCGTTTTTGGAAGAGGTAAGAAAGCAGATTGGAGTTTCACGTTGA